In Geobacillus kaustophilus, a genomic segment contains:
- a CDS encoding ferredoxin family protein, whose protein sequence is MEGDEIMKGQTIEEKQYLVRFNADTKSHLHVLDPNICLTKCPDKICTIFCPASVYKWEEVRMHVGYEGCHECGSCRIGCPHENIQWEYPRGGYGIVFRLG, encoded by the coding sequence ATGGAAGGTGATGAAATAATGAAGGGGCAAACGATTGAAGAAAAGCAATATTTAGTCCGCTTTAATGCGGATACGAAATCACATCTTCACGTGCTTGACCCAAATATTTGTTTAACGAAATGCCCGGATAAAATTTGTACGATTTTTTGCCCAGCGTCTGTGTATAAATGGGAAGAAGTTCGGATGCACGTCGGCTATGAAGGATGTCATGAGTGCGGCAGCTGTCGCATCGGCTGTCCGCACGAAAACATTCAGTGGGAATATCCACGCGGCGGCTATGGCATCGTCTTCCGTCTAGGGTGA
- a CDS encoding FAD-dependent oxidoreductase, giving the protein MPEKFDCIVVGAGPAGTACAYELAKAGVHVLLLERGEYPGAKNVMGGVLYRKMMEDIIPEFYKEAPLERPIVEQRFMMMDKESAVTFSYKGLEWGREPYNNFTVLRAKFDQWFAEKAVEQGALLVCETVAVECIVENGRVIGVRTDRPDGDIYADVVVLADGVNSLLAKQLGFHREWRPDEVALATMEILKLDKNVIEDRFNLEANQGCTIEIFGDATKGILGTGFLYTNKDTLSIGVGTLLSGLIKHKIKPYELLEYVKNHPMIRPYIQGSEPVEYLAHLIPEGGYHSIPKVAGSGVLVVGDAAQLVNAIHREGSNMAMTSGRLAAETIIMAKEQNDFSESMLDQYRMKLMESFIGQDLKKYKDATHHFESFPQYFEQYIPMLNRAASQMFTVDGASKWEKQQKIWRDLGSTKQKFKLARDMMKAWKVMK; this is encoded by the coding sequence ATGCCTGAAAAATTTGATTGTATCGTTGTTGGCGCAGGCCCAGCTGGGACGGCTTGTGCCTATGAACTAGCAAAAGCAGGGGTTCACGTGCTACTTTTAGAGCGCGGCGAATATCCAGGAGCGAAAAACGTCATGGGCGGTGTATTATACCGAAAAATGATGGAAGATATTATCCCAGAGTTTTATAAAGAAGCACCGCTAGAACGCCCAATCGTCGAGCAGCGGTTTATGATGATGGATAAAGAATCGGCGGTGACATTTAGTTACAAAGGATTAGAGTGGGGACGAGAGCCGTATAACAATTTCACCGTATTGCGCGCCAAATTTGACCAGTGGTTTGCCGAAAAAGCAGTCGAACAAGGAGCGCTGCTCGTTTGTGAAACGGTAGCGGTCGAATGTATCGTCGAAAACGGCCGCGTCATCGGTGTTCGCACAGACCGACCAGATGGCGACATTTACGCGGATGTAGTCGTGTTAGCAGACGGCGTCAACTCCCTTTTAGCGAAACAGCTCGGGTTTCATCGCGAATGGCGGCCAGATGAAGTCGCTTTAGCGACGATGGAAATTTTAAAACTAGATAAAAACGTGATTGAAGACCGCTTTAATCTTGAAGCCAACCAAGGCTGTACAATTGAGATTTTTGGCGATGCGACAAAGGGAATTTTAGGAACAGGATTTTTATATACGAATAAAGATACGCTCAGCATCGGTGTCGGTACGCTTTTATCTGGATTAATTAAACATAAAATTAAGCCGTATGAGCTGCTTGAGTATGTGAAAAACCACCCGATGATTCGTCCATACATTCAAGGGAGCGAACCTGTCGAATATTTAGCGCATTTGATTCCAGAAGGTGGATATCATTCCATTCCGAAAGTGGCAGGCAGCGGGGTGCTTGTTGTTGGGGATGCGGCACAGCTTGTCAATGCGATTCATCGCGAAGGTTCCAATATGGCGATGACGTCCGGTCGGTTAGCGGCAGAAACAATTATTATGGCAAAAGAGCAAAACGACTTTTCCGAAAGCATGCTTGACCAATATCGGATGAAACTGATGGAAAGCTTTATTGGGCAAGACTTGAAAAAATATAAAGATGCGACCCATCATTTTGAATCGTTCCCACAATATTTTGAGCAATACATCCCGATGCTCAACCGCGCTGCAAGCCAAATGTTTACGGTGGACGGAGCATCGAAATGGGAAAAACAGCAAAAAATTTGGCGTGACCTCGGCTCGACGAAACAAAAGTTTAAGCTGGCACGCGATATGATGAAAGCATGGAAGGTGATGAAATAA
- a CDS encoding YiiX/YebB-like N1pC/P60 family cysteine hydrolase, whose amino-acid sequence MKGKFKKFLMASSFATLLSGFNLVNYAFADSIAVNNESKEVLEQKEKLKQSVNIDKYDLVKKSELGVKKGYDKDDPEPDWAPGDSFGSPKGTNNISFAAFAPGDIIVVHDGSVAWGYYRHAAVWDGAYYTGSLDSYAFIEANVENQPGDGQSNVHYSTARKFRNYDQAVGLYVNTLEQQFRTLARDYIKNQLGEPYKFVGSYKSDTSTWYCSKLAWKAYYDMGNRDLDYDGGLYVYPDDIYQDGDTKIFATGS is encoded by the coding sequence TTGAAAGGAAAATTTAAGAAATTTTTGATGGCTTCATCGTTTGCAACACTACTATCTGGATTTAATTTAGTAAACTATGCTTTTGCAGACTCAATAGCTGTAAACAACGAAAGCAAAGAAGTTTTAGAACAAAAAGAGAAACTCAAACAAAGTGTGAATATTGATAAGTATGACTTGGTAAAAAAATCAGAATTAGGAGTTAAAAAAGGTTATGACAAGGATGACCCTGAGCCGGACTGGGCACCTGGTGATTCTTTCGGTTCACCAAAAGGTACAAATAACATATCTTTCGCGGCGTTTGCACCTGGCGATATTATTGTAGTACATGATGGTTCAGTAGCATGGGGGTATTATCGTCATGCTGCTGTATGGGACGGTGCTTATTATACCGGTAGTTTAGATTCATATGCATTCATTGAAGCGAATGTAGAAAACCAACCTGGTGACGGACAAAGTAATGTTCACTATTCCACGGCAAGGAAATTTAGAAACTACGACCAGGCCGTTGGTTTATATGTCAATACTTTAGAACAGCAATTTAGAACTCTTGCCCGTGATTACATTAAAAACCAATTGGGAGAACCATATAAATTCGTAGGTTCTTACAAGTCGGATACTAGTACGTGGTATTGTAGCAAGTTAGCATGGAAAGCGTATTATGATATGGGGAATCGTGATTTAGATTACGATGGTGGGTTATACGTTTATCCGGATGATATTTATCAAGACGGAGATACTAAAATATTTGCAACTGGTTCATGA
- a CDS encoding aldehyde dehydrogenase family protein, translating to MFCHGFRKVLNYIDGRWVSSVSNQFVPIVNPANGECIGEVTISNEQDVEQAVLAAKRAQKAWALVPAPKRAEVLYKVGMLLQERKEQMARLLTMEMGKVIEEARGEVQEGIDMAFYMAGEGRRLFGDTTPSELPNKFAMSVRAPIGVVGLITPWNLVHHQNMYLNFKDKHDNNVAQRDVWY from the coding sequence ATGTTTTGTCACGGATTCAGGAAAGTATTAAACTATATAGACGGACGATGGGTGTCATCGGTCAGCAATCAGTTTGTGCCGATTGTGAATCCTGCGAATGGTGAGTGTATTGGAGAAGTGACAATATCAAATGAACAAGATGTCGAACAGGCGGTGTTGGCGGCAAAACGAGCCCAAAAAGCATGGGCACTCGTTCCAGCACCAAAACGAGCTGAAGTGCTTTATAAGGTGGGTATGTTACTACAAGAGCGAAAAGAACAAATGGCTCGCCTATTAACGATGGAAATGGGAAAAGTGATTGAGGAAGCGCGTGGAGAAGTACAAGAAGGAATTGATATGGCGTTTTACATGGCAGGGGAAGGGAGACGGTTATTTGGCGATACAACTCCGTCAGAGTTACCGAATAAGTTCGCAATGAGCGTCCGTGCGCCGATTGGTGTCGTCGGATTAATCACCCCTTGGAACTTGGTTCATCACCAAAATATGTACTTGAATTTTAAAGACAAACATGATAACAATGTTGCTCAAAGAGACGTATGGTATTAA
- a CDS encoding IS1182 family transposase: MLQRYQEDRRHIETTVKIDDLVPEDHLVRKLEKAIDFSFIYDMVKDLYSPNHGRPSLDPVVLFKMYLIRYIFGIRSMRETVEQIRTNVAYRWFLGLSLHDPVPHHSTPSKNYTRRFAGTDVFQKIFSRILEEAFQYGLVDPSVVFVDSTHVKASANKRKFTTEMAEVEAKAYQDELEKEIERDRIAHGKSPLPPENDKKKREIKVSKTDPDSGMFVKNERERVFAYSYHTACDRHGWILHTYVTAANVHDSQAFFELFERVKQEIKGCPTDVCIDAGYKTPAIAKYLLEQEIHPIWPYTRPKTKDGFFRKSEFVYDEHFDCYLCPNHQVLSYSTTNREGYREYKSDPSICQGCPSLQKCTASKNHTKVVTRHVWQEYYEEAEHLRYVPEHRELYELRKQTIERNFADLKEKHGLRWTNYRGLERNQMQAMLVCAAMNLKKLANYLWRKGLSFLYVFEYASILVRSSRKTTLKMEQNGYKTTVL; the protein is encoded by the coding sequence ATGCTTCAACGTTACCAAGAAGATCGGAGACATATCGAAACAACGGTAAAAATTGATGATCTTGTTCCTGAAGACCACCTTGTTCGTAAACTAGAAAAAGCCATTGACTTCTCCTTTATCTACGATATGGTCAAGGATTTGTATTCTCCTAACCATGGACGACCAAGTCTTGATCCCGTTGTGCTGTTCAAAATGTATTTGATTCGTTACATCTTTGGGATTCGTTCGATGCGTGAAACCGTAGAACAGATTCGAACAAATGTGGCTTATCGTTGGTTTTTGGGATTGAGTCTGCATGATCCTGTGCCCCATCATTCGACACCAAGTAAAAACTACACGCGACGTTTTGCGGGAACCGATGTTTTTCAAAAGATTTTTTCAAGAATCTTGGAAGAAGCCTTTCAATACGGGCTTGTGGATCCAAGTGTCGTATTTGTCGATTCTACTCATGTGAAGGCGAGTGCGAACAAAAGAAAATTCACAACGGAAATGGCAGAAGTGGAAGCGAAAGCTTATCAAGATGAATTAGAAAAAGAAATTGAGCGAGACCGCATCGCTCATGGGAAATCCCCACTACCGCCAGAAAATGATAAAAAAAAACGAGAAATCAAAGTGAGTAAAACAGATCCAGACAGTGGGATGTTTGTGAAAAATGAACGTGAACGGGTATTTGCTTACTCTTATCACACCGCTTGTGACCGACACGGTTGGATATTACACACGTATGTCACCGCCGCCAATGTTCATGATAGCCAAGCGTTTTTTGAACTGTTTGAGCGAGTGAAGCAAGAAATCAAAGGATGCCCAACAGATGTGTGCATCGATGCCGGATATAAAACGCCAGCGATTGCGAAATACCTATTAGAACAAGAGATCCATCCGATTTGGCCATATACTCGTCCAAAGACGAAAGATGGGTTCTTCCGAAAATCTGAATTTGTATATGACGAACATTTTGACTGTTACCTTTGTCCCAATCACCAAGTGTTATCTTATTCAACAACGAATCGGGAAGGCTATCGGGAGTATAAATCAGATCCATCCATCTGTCAGGGATGTCCATCCCTTCAAAAGTGTACAGCAAGCAAAAATCATACGAAAGTCGTGACACGCCATGTTTGGCAAGAGTATTACGAAGAAGCCGAACATTTACGATATGTACCAGAACATCGCGAGTTGTATGAATTAAGGAAACAGACGATTGAACGGAATTTTGCAGATTTAAAAGAGAAGCATGGTCTGCGCTGGACGAATTACCGAGGATTGGAAAGAAACCAGATGCAGGCGATGCTTGTTTGTGCTGCCATGAATTTAAAGAAATTGGCGAACTACTTGTGGAGAAAGGGCCTCTCCTTTCTGTATGTATTCGAGTATGCATCTATTTTGGTTCGTTCATCAAGAAAAACAACCTTAAAAATGGAACAAAATGGTTATAAGACAACTGTCTTATAA